A DNA window from Myxococcales bacterium contains the following coding sequences:
- a CDS encoding TetR family transcriptional regulator, with protein MARRSNTAARRAQIVDALVEVMATQGYAGASIADVGRAAGLAPGLIHYHFADKVEILVEAVRAIAAAHTQALDAAVAGAGAPAAQLVAFIDVHLGLGAHAAPAALACWVTAMAEALREPRVRAEVERTLAALVARATAIIAAGRRAKVFTCTDADAAAAALVATIQGYFTVAVTARGLIPAGSAAPSTLRMAAGLVGAKAPLARRRR; from the coding sequence ATGGCCCGCCGCTCCAACACCGCCGCCCGCCGCGCGCAGATCGTCGACGCGCTGGTCGAGGTCATGGCCACGCAGGGGTACGCCGGCGCCTCGATCGCCGACGTCGGCCGCGCGGCCGGGCTCGCGCCCGGGCTCATCCACTACCACTTCGCCGACAAGGTCGAGATCCTGGTCGAGGCGGTGCGCGCCATCGCCGCCGCGCACACCCAGGCCCTCGACGCCGCCGTGGCCGGCGCCGGCGCCCCGGCGGCGCAGCTGGTGGCGTTCATCGACGTCCACCTCGGCCTCGGCGCCCACGCCGCGCCCGCGGCGCTGGCGTGCTGGGTCACGGCGATGGCCGAGGCGCTGCGCGAGCCCCGGGTGCGGGCCGAGGTCGAGCGCACGCTGGCGGCGCTGGTGGCGCGGGCCACCGCGATCATCGCGGCCGGCCGGCGCGCCAAGGTGTTCACCTGCACCGACGCCGACGCGGCCGCCGCCGCGCTGGTCGCGACGATCCAGGGCTACTTCACCGTCGCGGTGACCGCGCGCGGCCTGATCCCCGCCGGCAGCGCCGCGCCGTCGACGCTGCGCATGGCCGCCGGCCTCGTCGGCGCCAAGGCGCCGCTCGCGCGGAGGCGGCGATGA
- a CDS encoding class I SAM-dependent methyltransferase — protein sequence MLRPLLDRLLYRHPFEGSSARRYARHERQAFGDFDQRLLDRLARRLATARRLLDLGCGPGTFIAAAAARHPHLAAVGVDPSRDFARAGVVRARGEALPFGDGAFDVAVCVTAIRHVRDRAAALRELRRVVTDRVVIAEIDPAADRARIAAHADRLGSARLRRVFGPLVVRTAPPAAEIARLAEAAGFTVRDLAPDPIQPFYLLELA from the coding sequence GTGCTCCGGCCGCTCCTCGACCGCCTGCTCTACCGCCACCCGTTCGAGGGCAGCAGCGCCCGGCGTTACGCGCGCCACGAGCGCCAGGCGTTCGGCGACTTCGACCAGCGCCTGCTCGACCGCCTGGCGCGGCGGCTCGCGACCGCGCGCCGGCTGCTCGACCTCGGCTGCGGCCCCGGCACCTTCATCGCGGCCGCGGCCGCGCGCCATCCGCACCTGGCGGCGGTCGGCGTCGATCCCAGCCGCGACTTCGCGCGCGCCGGCGTGGTGCGCGCGCGCGGCGAGGCGCTGCCGTTCGGCGATGGCGCGTTCGACGTGGCGGTGTGCGTGACCGCGATCCGGCATGTCCGCGACCGCGCCGCGGCGCTGCGCGAGCTCCGCCGCGTCGTCACCGATCGCGTGGTGATCGCCGAGATCGATCCGGCCGCCGACCGCGCGCGGATCGCGGCCCACGCCGATCGCCTCGGCTCGGCGCGGCTCCGGCGGGTGTTCGGCCCGCTGGTCGTGCGTACGGCCCCGCCCGCCGCCGAGATCGCGCGGCTGGCCGAGGCCGCCGGGTTCACCGTGCGCGACCTCGCGCCCGATCCGATCCAGCCGTTCTACCTGCTGGAGCTGGCGTGA
- a CDS encoding flotillin family protein, which produces MLSVLFHQPVILCALAAAIVVGLALLGLHVIDEHEAGLVIKRLGRRLPPGRLIATRGEAGYQADLLPPGWHVRLWRWQYKVERIPLVIVPPGQIACVVANDGRPIPSERVLGREVPCDRFQDARAFLDGAGERGRQLAVLTAGTYRINPAAFKVITADKAGHDGLAARDLHVLTVPSDAVGVVTVLDGRPITTGDLAGPPVPGHDGYQRAQAFIDAGGRRGLQEEVLLSGAWNVNPWFARIQLHDLTEIPIGYVGVVVSYVGEEHLDVTGTDFTHGDLVERGRKGVWVDPLLPGKHPLNPQVMKVERVPTTNIVLNWAGRTEAHHYDDRLAPITVRSKDGFSFPLDVSAIIHIGMHDAPRVISRVGSMQNLVDHVLQPVVGNYFRNSAQQVSVLEFLSARTDRQREAYTHISAALGEYDVECIDALIGDIQAPAELMKTQTDRKIADELQVTYDAQRDAEMKRQALARESAVASMQAEVVRSEQLVRIAQTHAAAAVEAARGAASAEIARAEAAATARRLQAAAEAAATELDGQARASARAARGQAEAASQRAIGAARADAFTGGRTALGETFAAVEIATVLANAGVKLVPDVAVGGAAGTTGLADALVARMLAGGTLLKA; this is translated from the coding sequence ATGCTCAGCGTCCTGTTCCATCAACCCGTGATCCTGTGCGCGCTCGCCGCCGCGATCGTCGTCGGGCTCGCGCTGCTCGGCCTGCACGTGATCGACGAGCACGAGGCCGGTCTGGTCATCAAGCGCCTCGGCCGGCGCCTCCCGCCCGGCCGGCTGATCGCGACGCGCGGCGAGGCCGGCTACCAGGCCGATCTGCTGCCGCCGGGCTGGCACGTCCGGCTCTGGCGCTGGCAGTACAAGGTCGAGCGCATCCCGCTGGTGATCGTGCCGCCCGGGCAGATCGCGTGCGTCGTGGCCAACGACGGGCGGCCGATCCCGTCGGAGCGCGTGCTCGGCCGCGAGGTCCCGTGCGACCGCTTCCAGGACGCGCGCGCGTTCCTCGATGGCGCCGGCGAGCGCGGCCGTCAGCTCGCCGTGCTCACGGCGGGCACGTACCGGATCAACCCGGCGGCGTTCAAGGTCATCACCGCCGACAAGGCCGGCCACGACGGCCTGGCCGCGCGCGACCTGCACGTGCTCACCGTGCCGTCCGACGCCGTCGGCGTGGTCACCGTCCTCGACGGCCGCCCGATCACCACCGGCGACCTGGCCGGGCCGCCGGTGCCCGGCCACGACGGCTACCAGCGGGCCCAGGCGTTCATCGACGCCGGCGGCCGCCGCGGCCTGCAGGAGGAGGTGCTGCTGTCGGGCGCGTGGAACGTGAACCCGTGGTTCGCGCGGATCCAGCTGCACGATCTCACCGAGATCCCGATCGGCTACGTCGGCGTGGTCGTGTCGTACGTCGGCGAGGAGCACCTCGACGTCACCGGCACCGACTTCACCCACGGCGACCTGGTCGAGCGCGGCCGCAAGGGCGTGTGGGTCGACCCGCTCCTGCCGGGCAAGCACCCGCTCAACCCCCAGGTCATGAAGGTCGAGCGGGTGCCGACCACCAACATCGTCCTCAACTGGGCCGGCCGCACCGAGGCCCACCACTACGACGACCGGCTGGCCCCGATCACCGTGCGCAGCAAGGACGGGTTCTCGTTCCCGCTCGACGTGTCGGCGATCATCCACATCGGCATGCACGACGCGCCGCGCGTGATCTCGCGGGTCGGCTCGATGCAGAACCTGGTCGACCACGTGCTACAGCCGGTGGTCGGCAACTACTTCCGCAACTCGGCCCAGCAGGTCAGCGTGCTCGAGTTCCTGTCGGCGCGCACCGACCGGCAGCGCGAGGCGTACACCCACATCAGCGCGGCGCTCGGCGAGTACGACGTCGAGTGCATCGACGCGCTGATCGGCGACATCCAGGCGCCGGCGGAGCTGATGAAGACCCAGACCGATCGCAAGATCGCCGACGAGCTGCAGGTGACCTACGACGCGCAGCGCGACGCCGAGATGAAGCGGCAGGCCCTGGCGCGCGAGAGCGCGGTCGCGAGCATGCAGGCCGAGGTGGTGAGGTCCGAGCAGCTGGTCCGGATCGCGCAGACCCACGCCGCGGCCGCGGTCGAGGCGGCGCGCGGCGCGGCGTCGGCGGAGATCGCCCGGGCCGAGGCCGCCGCGACCGCGCGCCGGCTGCAGGCCGCGGCCGAGGCCGCCGCCACCGAGCTGGACGGCCAGGCCCGGGCCTCGGCGCGCGCCGCCCGCGGTCAGGCCGAGGCCGCGTCGCAGCGGGCGATCGGCGCGGCCCGAGCCGACGCGTTCACCGGCGGGCGCACCGCGCTGGGCGAGACCTTCGCCGCGGTCGAGATCGCGACCGTGCTCGCGAACGCCGGCGTCAAGCTCGTCCCCGACGTCGCGGTCGGCGGCGCCGCCGGCACCACCGGCCTGGCCGACGCGCTGGTCGCCCGCATGCTCGCGGGCGGCACGCTGCTCAAGGCGTGA
- a CDS encoding sigma-54-dependent Fis family transcriptional regulator — MTITVRWLGRPAPAPALTRGLRAAGAALTSAPDAAITVVATSAPRTPLAPSAAPWLWACAGPVPPALVIAAVKAGAYDVIELGDLAAAARLVARVTELAQPSPRLAVDGVIAASAAMQAALGEVARAAATSMPVLLTGETGTGKDVMARLLHAASARAKARLVAINCAAVPNELIESELFGHVRGAFSGAVGDYDGQLAAAAGGTVFLDEIDDTPLTLQAKLLRVLEDRVISRLGENVWRAVDFRIIAATNRDPAMLLERGVLADDLYQRLAIIQIHLPPLRARAADLPGLVDHLIARYYAEEPGPHRHAVTQVGAATLAALAAYRWPGNVRELRNVVYQALVGKRGGDELLVADLPARIVRADERGSAALTDRAALERELAAGAFDLRAAIDALERTALELALARSGGRAAEAARLLGTVGRGRARDPGATVRAMMRRLARAPTPSPARPGRGRRSPTAR, encoded by the coding sequence ATGACCATCACCGTCCGCTGGCTGGGCCGCCCGGCACCAGCGCCGGCGCTGACGCGCGGCCTGCGCGCCGCCGGCGCGGCGCTGACGTCCGCGCCCGACGCCGCGATCACGGTCGTGGCGACGTCGGCGCCGCGCACGCCGCTGGCCCCGTCCGCCGCGCCGTGGCTGTGGGCGTGCGCCGGGCCGGTGCCGCCGGCGCTGGTGATCGCCGCGGTCAAGGCCGGCGCGTACGACGTGATCGAGCTCGGCGATCTGGCGGCGGCCGCGCGGCTGGTGGCGCGGGTGACCGAGCTGGCGCAGCCGAGCCCGCGGCTCGCGGTCGACGGCGTCATCGCCGCGTCGGCCGCGATGCAGGCGGCGCTGGGCGAGGTGGCGCGGGCGGCCGCGACCTCGATGCCGGTCCTGCTCACCGGCGAGACCGGCACCGGCAAGGACGTCATGGCCCGCCTGCTCCACGCCGCGTCGGCGCGGGCCAAGGCGCGCCTGGTCGCGATCAACTGCGCGGCGGTGCCCAACGAGCTGATCGAGTCCGAGCTGTTCGGGCACGTCCGCGGCGCGTTCTCGGGCGCGGTCGGCGACTACGACGGTCAGCTCGCGGCCGCGGCCGGCGGCACGGTCTTCCTCGACGAGATCGACGACACGCCGCTGACGCTGCAGGCCAAGCTGCTGCGCGTCCTCGAGGATCGCGTGATCAGCCGCCTCGGCGAGAACGTCTGGCGCGCGGTCGACTTCCGCATCATCGCCGCCACCAACCGCGATCCGGCGATGCTGCTCGAGCGCGGCGTCCTCGCCGACGACCTGTACCAGCGCCTGGCGATCATCCAGATCCACCTGCCGCCGCTGCGCGCCCGCGCCGCCGATCTGCCGGGCCTGGTCGATCACCTCATCGCGCGGTACTACGCCGAGGAGCCCGGCCCGCACCGCCACGCGGTGACCCAGGTCGGCGCCGCGACCCTGGCGGCGCTGGCGGCCTACCGCTGGCCCGGCAACGTGCGCGAGCTGCGCAACGTCGTCTACCAGGCGCTGGTCGGCAAGCGCGGCGGCGACGAGCTGCTCGTGGCCGACCTGCCCGCACGGATCGTCCGCGCCGACGAGCGCGGGTCGGCGGCGCTGACCGATCGCGCGGCGCTCGAGCGCGAGCTGGCCGCCGGGGCGTTCGATCTGCGCGCGGCGATCGACGCGCTCGAGCGGACCGCGCTCGAGCTGGCGCTGGCCCGCTCGGGCGGGCGCGCGGCCGAGGCGGCGCGGCTGCTCGGGACGGTCGGTCGGGGTCGGGCGCGCGATCCTGGCGCGACGGTGCGGGCGATGATGCGGCGGCTGGCGCGGGCGCCTACGCCATCGCCAGCTCGGCCTGGGCGAGGTCGGCGATCGCCGACAGCTCGGTGA
- a CDS encoding 2OG-Fe(II) oxygenase, protein MTARFLPPGPLVGVLIPRAIDAARCAGLRAELERRGFAATGERYPADYRDNDRLVFDDDALAAALFAELGAHVPAELVVDGERWTLVGFNPRFRACRYRDGQAFCVHRDGAHVPSDELRSHLTVQLYLDDAPDRVGGHTRFYADARGETRWASIAPSLGAAIVFDHRLWHDGEAVTAGIKHVLRTDAMYRRAAAAAPSPDRRDVVGRHRGYAWTAIACADGAIASAGRDGTVRRWGPGAATIALGAGSVTTLVEDAERRLWAGTRSGAIIVVEPTGAHRAVASGLGAILALAAHGHHVVAATARGTLAAFTIDGAPAWTAPAHTGWAWRVAAHPRGFVSVGHDGRVVVTDPHGRGDAVVELDAPLRAVAALATGGLVVGDTRGWWTQLAPDGRVVAATRAHGAAITAVAVARDGTWVTSSEDGAVKRWRGPCELAAASTPDFVTSVALTATDDVVCAGYDGVVWRARLAAPVPLTP, encoded by the coding sequence GTGACCGCGCGCTTCCTGCCGCCGGGGCCGCTGGTCGGCGTGCTCATCCCGCGGGCGATCGACGCCGCGCGCTGCGCGGGGCTTCGGGCCGAGCTCGAGCGACGCGGCTTCGCGGCCACGGGCGAGCGCTACCCGGCCGACTACCGCGACAACGACCGGCTGGTGTTCGACGACGACGCCCTGGCCGCCGCGCTGTTCGCCGAGCTGGGCGCGCACGTGCCGGCCGAGCTGGTCGTCGACGGTGAGCGCTGGACGCTGGTCGGGTTCAACCCGCGCTTCCGCGCGTGCCGCTACCGCGACGGCCAGGCGTTCTGCGTCCACCGCGACGGCGCCCACGTGCCCAGCGACGAGCTGCGCTCGCACCTGACCGTGCAGCTCTACCTCGACGACGCGCCCGATCGGGTCGGCGGCCACACGCGGTTCTACGCCGACGCCCGCGGCGAGACGCGGTGGGCGTCGATCGCGCCGAGCCTGGGCGCCGCGATCGTGTTCGATCACCGGCTGTGGCACGACGGCGAGGCGGTCACGGCCGGGATCAAGCACGTGCTGCGCACCGACGCGATGTACCGCCGGGCCGCGGCCGCGGCGCCGAGCCCGGATCGCCGCGACGTCGTGGGGCGGCACCGCGGCTACGCGTGGACCGCGATCGCGTGCGCCGATGGCGCGATCGCCAGCGCGGGCCGCGACGGCACCGTGCGGCGCTGGGGCCCGGGCGCCGCCACGATCGCGCTGGGCGCCGGCTCGGTCACGACCCTGGTCGAGGATGCCGAGCGCCGGCTGTGGGCCGGCACCCGCTCGGGGGCGATCATCGTCGTCGAGCCGACCGGCGCGCACCGCGCGGTCGCGTCGGGGCTCGGGGCGATCCTGGCGCTCGCCGCGCACGGCCATCACGTCGTGGCCGCGACCGCGCGCGGCACGCTGGCCGCCTTCACCATCGACGGCGCGCCGGCGTGGACCGCGCCGGCGCACACCGGCTGGGCGTGGCGCGTCGCGGCGCACCCGCGCGGCTTCGTCTCGGTCGGCCACGACGGCCGGGTCGTCGTCACGGATCCGCACGGGCGGGGCGACGCCGTCGTCGAGCTGGACGCGCCGCTGCGGGCGGTCGCGGCCCTGGCGACCGGCGGGCTCGTGGTCGGCGACACCCGCGGGTGGTGGACCCAGCTCGCGCCCGACGGTCGGGTCGTCGCGGCGACGCGCGCGCACGGCGCCGCGATCACCGCGGTCGCGGTCGCGCGCGACGGCACCTGGGTGACCAGCTCGGAGGACGGCGCCGTCAAGCGGTGGCGGGGCCCGTGCGAGCTCGCGGCGGCGAGCACCCCCGACTTCGTCACCAGCGTCGCGCTGACCGCCACCGACGACGTCGTGTGCGCGGGCTACGACGGCGTGGTCTGGCGCGCGCGGCTGGCGGCCCCGGTCCCGCTCACGCCTTGA
- a CDS encoding MMPL family transporter, with amino-acid sequence MLRAALQGILRHPWRILAATAVVAIVAGALMSRVGFDANYSALLPRDSPTVRAFEAVRDQLGGGTTDLVVELRGPAPARAAVGRALAAALADDPRFAWVDLGVDDAFFLERSLYLIPLADLAALVAAAQAATAAAPTGLDGWATVRTLGDAIAARALAERARFRPSADDALFVLIRPRIPAAQLAQLRECVAAVTAALARIDPRARGVDVRYSGRLAIHLAEQRATKEDLSRATTIALVLVVLITALVFRRLAGPLVIAVPLVLSLVLTLVASTFLVAKLNLLSAFMIPALVGLGIDFGIHLYYRFLVELRGGRTRVDAMDVAVRATIGASAASAVTTAGAFFALTVVDFRGFRELGLLGGTGVLVTFVTTYVVVPALAPIVTRGGAGAGGAAVDDPDQRRDHAAAGPSRAARAVAAAVVGVALAAGVWSLAQVPRVAFENDFAKLKGTAAEIERTERLEAERGLILSPAVIMVDDLASARRVEQAAEALQREAGEPTTGLEVEPVAIRAALSVARFMPDQLPERAALLTELRATLARAQGAGPLTDGQRRTIDLLARLGQARPWTLDELPPSLRRRLIAVDGARLFVFVWPNNRLYRDRVMRAWQGVLDRLLARAAAAPGGAAGAIQLLDERRLPLEVADLVRRDLPTAFALASLLVLLTLVVHFRRATTVLLVAATMVLAIALTLAALVVTGIQLNGYNAVLLPCIVGIGIDNGIHIQHAYGRAGPGSMRSVFATTGVAALLASATTLVGFGTSIIARQGGLRAMGLTAVIGVTATFVASTIVLPATLILLEGRRPPPTRLP; translated from the coding sequence GTGCTCCGCGCCGCGCTCCAGGGGATCCTCCGGCATCCGTGGCGGATCCTGGCCGCGACCGCGGTCGTCGCGATCGTCGCCGGCGCGCTGATGTCCCGGGTCGGCTTCGACGCCAACTACAGCGCGCTCCTGCCGCGCGACTCGCCGACGGTGCGCGCGTTCGAGGCGGTGCGCGACCAGCTGGGCGGCGGCACCACCGACCTCGTCGTCGAGCTGCGCGGCCCGGCGCCGGCGCGGGCCGCGGTCGGGCGCGCGCTGGCCGCGGCGCTGGCCGACGATCCCCGATTCGCCTGGGTCGACCTCGGCGTCGACGACGCGTTCTTCCTCGAGCGCAGCCTGTACCTGATCCCGCTGGCCGACCTCGCGGCCCTGGTCGCGGCGGCGCAGGCCGCGACCGCGGCGGCGCCGACCGGGCTCGACGGGTGGGCCACGGTGCGGACCCTCGGCGACGCCATCGCGGCCCGGGCGCTGGCCGAGCGCGCGCGGTTCCGGCCCTCGGCGGACGACGCGCTGTTCGTGCTGATCCGCCCGCGGATCCCCGCGGCCCAGCTGGCGCAGCTGCGCGAGTGCGTGGCCGCGGTCACCGCCGCGCTCGCGCGGATCGACCCGCGCGCGCGCGGCGTCGACGTGCGCTACTCGGGGCGGCTGGCGATCCACCTGGCCGAGCAGCGCGCGACCAAGGAGGACCTGTCGCGCGCGACCACGATCGCGCTGGTGCTGGTCGTGCTCATCACGGCGCTGGTGTTCCGGCGCCTGGCGGGGCCGCTGGTGATCGCGGTCCCGCTCGTGCTGTCGCTCGTGCTGACGCTGGTGGCCTCGACCTTCCTGGTCGCGAAGCTGAACCTGCTGTCGGCCTTCATGATCCCCGCGCTGGTCGGGCTCGGGATCGATTTCGGCATCCACCTCTACTACCGGTTCCTGGTCGAGCTGCGCGGCGGCCGCACCCGCGTCGACGCGATGGACGTGGCGGTGCGGGCGACGATCGGCGCGTCGGCGGCGTCGGCGGTCACCACCGCCGGGGCGTTCTTCGCGCTGACCGTCGTCGACTTCCGCGGCTTCCGCGAGCTCGGGCTGCTCGGCGGCACCGGCGTGCTGGTCACGTTCGTCACGACCTACGTCGTCGTGCCGGCGCTGGCGCCGATCGTCACGCGCGGCGGCGCGGGCGCGGGCGGCGCCGCGGTCGACGATCCCGACCAGCGCCGCGATCACGCGGCGGCGGGCCCGAGCCGCGCGGCCCGCGCCGTGGCCGCGGCCGTCGTCGGGGTCGCGCTCGCGGCCGGGGTGTGGAGCCTGGCCCAGGTGCCGCGGGTCGCGTTCGAGAACGACTTCGCCAAGCTCAAGGGGACGGCCGCCGAGATCGAGCGCACCGAGCGGCTCGAGGCCGAGCGCGGGCTGATCTTGTCGCCGGCGGTGATCATGGTCGACGACCTCGCGAGCGCGCGCCGGGTCGAGCAGGCCGCCGAGGCCCTACAGCGCGAGGCCGGCGAGCCGACCACCGGCCTCGAGGTCGAGCCGGTCGCGATCCGCGCGGCGCTGTCGGTCGCCCGGTTCATGCCGGACCAGCTGCCCGAGCGCGCGGCCTTGCTGACCGAGCTGCGCGCGACGCTGGCGCGCGCGCAGGGCGCGGGCCCGCTGACCGACGGCCAGCGCCGGACCATCGACCTGCTCGCGCGGCTGGGCCAGGCCCGGCCGTGGACGCTCGACGAGCTGCCGCCGTCGCTGCGGCGCCGCCTGATCGCCGTCGACGGCGCCCGCCTGTTCGTGTTCGTCTGGCCCAACAACCGCCTGTACCGCGACCGGGTCATGCGGGCCTGGCAGGGCGTGCTCGATCGCCTGCTCGCGCGGGCCGCGGCCGCGCCCGGCGGCGCCGCCGGCGCGATCCAGCTCCTCGACGAGCGCCGCCTTCCGCTCGAGGTGGCCGACCTGGTGCGACGCGATCTGCCGACCGCGTTCGCGCTGGCGTCGCTGCTGGTGCTCTTGACCCTGGTGGTCCACTTCCGCCGCGCGACGACGGTGCTGCTGGTCGCGGCCACGATGGTGCTCGCGATCGCGCTGACGCTCGCGGCCCTGGTCGTGACCGGCATCCAGCTCAACGGCTACAACGCGGTGCTGCTGCCGTGCATCGTCGGCATCGGCATCGACAACGGCATCCACATCCAGCACGCCTACGGCCGCGCCGGCCCGGGCTCGATGCGGTCCGTGTTCGCGACCACCGGGGTCGCGGCGCTGCTGGCCTCGGCCACGACGCTCGTCGGCTTCGGCACCAGCATCATCGCGCGCCAGGGCGGCCTGCGCGCGATGGGCCTGACCGCGGTGATCGGCGTGACCGCCACGTTCGTCGCGTCGACGATCGTCCTGCCAGCGACGCTGATCCTGCTCGAAGGGCGACGACCGCCGCCCACGCGCTTGCCGTGA
- a CDS encoding alkaline phosphatase D family protein → MTFSRRWFLQGSALVPVAAMLPLASGCTDGGDDPAVVFVHGVASGDPTPSSLIIWTRVSTAPAGTPVEVVWELSLDDFATIAATGTATTDDRRDFTVKVDVGDLTPGARYAYRFTAFDETSPVGWARTPSAGALDRLRLGVASCASLAHGYFHAYRALAAQALDAVVHLGDYIYEYGTNEYGEVRPYEPSHELVSLADYRARYAQYRRDPDLQLVHAAHAFIAVWDDHEVADNSWSDGANNHQPETEGPFADRRAAALQAYREWMPIRDTADGHIYRKVAFGDLVDLFMLDTRLLGRDPQSDVGGPPLEDPTRTLLGAAQEAWLATELPASTATWRLVGQQVMMGQLPQFLNLDAWDGYPAARDRFFDLIEREGVRDVVVLTGDIHSTWAMDLTRDPTDLVAYDPLTGRGALAVELVTPAISSPGLPESFADGIAARLAENRHLKFVEVSRRGFLVLDVDRQRVHGTFHHLDDAHLISPEVATLTEAAQVEVRLGTPRLIKL, encoded by the coding sequence ATGACGTTCTCTCGTCGGTGGTTCCTCCAGGGCAGCGCGCTCGTCCCGGTCGCCGCGATGCTGCCGCTGGCGTCGGGTTGCACCGACGGCGGCGACGACCCGGCGGTGGTGTTCGTCCACGGCGTCGCCAGCGGCGACCCGACGCCGTCGTCGCTGATCATCTGGACCCGGGTGTCGACCGCGCCGGCCGGCACGCCCGTCGAGGTGGTCTGGGAGCTGTCGCTCGACGACTTCGCGACGATCGCCGCGACCGGCACGGCGACGACGGACGACCGCCGCGACTTCACCGTCAAGGTCGACGTCGGCGACCTGACCCCCGGCGCGCGGTACGCCTACCGCTTCACCGCGTTCGACGAGACCTCGCCGGTCGGCTGGGCCCGGACGCCGAGCGCGGGCGCCCTCGACCGGCTCCGGCTCGGGGTCGCGTCGTGCGCGAGCCTGGCCCACGGCTACTTCCACGCCTACCGCGCGCTCGCCGCGCAGGCGCTCGACGCGGTCGTCCACCTCGGCGACTACATCTACGAGTACGGCACCAACGAGTACGGCGAGGTCCGGCCCTACGAGCCCAGCCACGAGCTCGTGAGCCTCGCGGACTACCGGGCACGGTACGCGCAGTACCGCCGCGATCCCGATCTGCAGCTGGTCCACGCGGCGCACGCGTTCATCGCCGTGTGGGACGACCACGAGGTCGCCGACAACAGCTGGAGCGACGGCGCCAACAACCACCAGCCCGAGACCGAGGGCCCGTTCGCGGATCGGCGCGCCGCGGCGCTGCAGGCCTACCGCGAGTGGATGCCGATCCGCGACACCGCCGACGGCCACATCTACCGGAAGGTCGCGTTCGGCGACCTCGTCGACCTGTTCATGCTCGACACGCGCCTGCTCGGGCGCGATCCCCAGAGCGACGTCGGCGGGCCGCCGCTCGAGGATCCGACCCGCACGCTCCTCGGCGCCGCCCAGGAGGCGTGGCTCGCGACCGAGCTGCCGGCGTCGACGGCGACCTGGCGGCTGGTCGGCCAGCAGGTGATGATGGGGCAGCTGCCGCAGTTCCTGAACCTGGACGCGTGGGATGGCTACCCGGCGGCGCGGGACCGGTTCTTCGACCTGATCGAGCGCGAGGGCGTCCGCGACGTGGTCGTCCTCACCGGCGACATCCACTCGACCTGGGCGATGGACCTGACCCGCGATCCGACCGATCTGGTCGCCTACGACCCGCTGACCGGCCGCGGCGCCCTCGCGGTCGAGCTGGTGACGCCGGCGATCTCCTCGCCCGGGCTGCCCGAGTCGTTCGCCGACGGGATCGCCGCGCGCCTCGCGGAGAACCGCCACCTCAAGTTCGTCGAGGTCTCGCGCCGCGGCTTCCTCGTGCTCGACGTCGATCGGCAGCGCGTGCACGGGACGTTCCACCACCTCGACGACGCCCACCTGATCTCCCCCGAGGTCGCGACCCTGACCGAGGCCGCCCAGGTCGAGGTGCGCCTGGGCACGCCGCGGCTGATCAAGCTGTAG